In Spirochaeta thermophila DSM 6578, the following proteins share a genomic window:
- a CDS encoding outer membrane lipoprotein-sorting protein: protein MRRMMVLLWFVGVAVLAAQERGADELLREMERVIAPSEYHAVFSLETDYPDRRDPAPMVFEAWYKEGVGTLMEIMEPARSKGLRFLQKEGALWMFNPHAGSRRPVRLSATASFQGSLFSNHDVSDPQYSDDYTAVLSGTERVEHPELGIVEAYVVDAKAAHRGAPYGRLRVWIVKEGSIPWKMEFYSKSGFLLKVLWFSGLKDVAGRVRPTLWRVESLEQEGAYSVVEVRTMEAVEGLPDERFSLAALTR from the coding sequence ATGAGACGAATGATGGTACTGCTCTGGTTCGTGGGGGTGGCGGTGCTGGCTGCACAGGAGAGGGGAGCGGACGAGCTCCTCAGGGAGATGGAGCGAGTGATCGCCCCCTCGGAGTACCATGCGGTCTTCTCGCTCGAGACCGACTATCCGGACAGAAGGGATCCGGCGCCCATGGTCTTCGAGGCGTGGTACAAGGAGGGGGTGGGGACGCTGATGGAGATCATGGAGCCTGCCCGGTCGAAGGGGCTCCGCTTCCTCCAGAAGGAGGGGGCGTTGTGGATGTTCAATCCACACGCGGGGTCGCGGCGACCGGTGCGGCTCTCTGCTACGGCCTCGTTCCAGGGGAGCCTCTTCTCCAATCACGATGTGAGCGATCCTCAGTACTCGGACGACTATACTGCCGTGCTCTCGGGGACGGAACGGGTGGAGCATCCCGAGCTGGGGATCGTGGAGGCGTATGTGGTGGATGCGAAGGCGGCGCACAGAGGTGCCCCCTACGGGAGGCTACGGGTCTGGATCGTGAAGGAGGGGTCCATCCCCTGGAAGATGGAGTTCTACTCCAAGTCGGGGTTTCTGCTTAAGGTGTTGTGGTTCTCGGGGCTCAAGGATGTGGCGGGGAGGGTGCGGCCGACGCTGTGGCGCGTGGAGTCCCTGGAGCAGGAGGGGGCCTACTCGGTGGTGGAGGTGCGCACCATGGAGGCGGTGGAGGGGCTTCCGGACGAGCGGTTTTCGCTCGCTGCACTCACGAGATAG
- a CDS encoding ABC transporter ATP-binding protein: MALVELYEVHKDYHLGRTVVHALRGVTLEIAQGEFVALMGPSGCGKTTLLNIVGCIDRPTSGRVLFDGTDVAGLSDDEEARMRREHIGFIFQSFNLIPVLTVAENVEIPLVLERRPRDERKRRVEELLALVGLSEYASHRPDELSGGQRQRVAIARALVHNPRLVIADEPTANLDSETGKGILEEMRRLNREEGVTFIFSTHDHEVMRFAERVVHLKDGRIHDVP; encoded by the coding sequence ATGGCGCTCGTAGAGCTTTACGAGGTGCACAAGGACTATCACCTTGGAAGGACGGTGGTGCATGCACTGAGGGGAGTGACTCTGGAGATCGCCCAGGGGGAGTTCGTGGCCCTGATGGGTCCCTCCGGATGCGGGAAGACCACCCTTCTCAACATCGTGGGGTGTATCGATAGACCCACCTCGGGACGTGTGTTGTTTGACGGCACCGACGTGGCGGGGCTCTCGGACGACGAGGAGGCTCGGATGAGGAGGGAGCACATAGGATTCATCTTTCAGAGTTTCAACCTCATACCGGTGCTCACCGTGGCGGAGAACGTGGAGATCCCCCTCGTGCTCGAGAGACGGCCGAGGGATGAGAGGAAGAGGAGGGTCGAGGAGCTCCTCGCCCTCGTGGGACTTTCCGAGTACGCCTCCCACCGGCCGGACGAGCTTTCTGGGGGACAGCGGCAGCGGGTGGCGATCGCCAGGGCGCTCGTCCACAACCCCCGTCTCGTCATCGCAGACGAGCCCACGGCCAATCTCGATTCCGAGACCGGAAAGGGGATTCTCGAAGAGATGCGTCGTCTTAACCGGGAGGAGGGGGTGACCTTCATCTTTTCGACGCATGACCACGAGGTCATGCGGTTCGCGGAAAGGGTCGTTCACCTGAAGGACGGGAGGATCCATGATGTTCCTTAA
- a CDS encoding ABC transporter permease produces MMFLKMAALSLLRHKRRTVLIVAAVAIAVAALQVLGGMLEGMRVRFFASLTEETGHLQMTGKGYRESLNPYDLSILVSPDIMPALERKAGVVRAEAMIRFGAVLIGSEGRHVMVEGVGLDPGTGFYPRVREDLEGRFLSRKTGVVISRRMARLLWVGRGDEVFLLSEGPLGEPYYLAFVVEGLFSTDSTSFDERMVFVSREAAQELLGISEVTEIRVVCDSPEHADAVKAEIAPLLEQWGAEVWTWKELQGSLVVFITLFDIFVLFMNLTVLVVGASLVVNAVLMNAFDRIREFGTLRAIGLTRRGLVGIIALEGLFYGITGTFLGMGVGVPVVLYFAAHPISSMEGLSEVLVGGSYTFALTAQNAALDMASGLLLAVLSALYAAGVVARKGVYEALTHV; encoded by the coding sequence ATGATGTTCCTTAAGATGGCGGCGCTCTCGCTCCTGCGGCACAAGAGGCGCACCGTGCTCATCGTCGCGGCGGTGGCCATCGCTGTGGCCGCCCTCCAGGTGTTGGGGGGAATGCTGGAAGGAATGCGGGTGAGGTTCTTCGCCTCTCTCACCGAGGAGACCGGACATCTGCAGATGACCGGGAAAGGGTACCGGGAATCGCTCAATCCGTATGATCTTTCGATCCTCGTGTCTCCGGATATCATGCCCGCTCTTGAGAGGAAGGCGGGTGTGGTTCGGGCCGAGGCTATGATCCGTTTTGGGGCTGTGCTCATCGGTAGCGAGGGAAGGCACGTGATGGTGGAAGGGGTGGGGCTCGATCCCGGCACAGGGTTCTATCCTCGGGTGAGGGAAGACCTGGAGGGACGTTTCCTCTCCAGGAAGACCGGGGTGGTGATCTCCAGGCGGATGGCCCGTCTTTTGTGGGTGGGGCGGGGGGACGAGGTCTTCCTCCTCTCCGAAGGGCCGCTCGGTGAGCCGTACTATCTCGCCTTCGTGGTGGAGGGGCTCTTCTCCACGGACTCCACCTCCTTTGACGAGCGGATGGTCTTCGTTTCGCGGGAGGCGGCCCAGGAACTCCTTGGGATCTCCGAGGTGACCGAGATTCGTGTGGTCTGCGACAGTCCTGAGCATGCGGATGCTGTGAAGGCCGAGATTGCTCCCTTGTTGGAGCAGTGGGGTGCCGAGGTGTGGACCTGGAAGGAACTCCAGGGATCACTCGTGGTCTTCATCACGCTCTTCGATATCTTCGTGCTTTTCATGAACCTCACGGTACTGGTGGTAGGGGCCTCCCTTGTGGTCAACGCGGTACTCATGAATGCCTTCGACAGGATACGCGAGTTCGGCACGCTCAGGGCCATAGGCCTCACCAGGAGGGGGCTCGTGGGGATCATCGCTCTCGAGGGGCTCTTCTACGGGATTACCGGGACGTTCCTCGGGATGGGAGTCGGTGTGCCCGTGGTACTCTACTTTGCTGCACATCCCATCTCGTCCATGGAGGGGCTCTCCGAAGTCCTCGTCGGGGGGAGCTATACCTTCGCCCTCACCGCTCAGAATGCGGCCCTCGACATGGCGAGTGGCCTGCTTCTCGCCGTGCTCTCGGCCCTCTATGCAGCAGGTGTGGTGGCGAGGAAGGGCGTGTACGAAGCCCTCACACACGTATAG
- a CDS encoding ABC transporter permease has product MYLMWLGYRNVLRNRRRSILMLFGLSIGTALLIFGMGWVRGYFTTVYRNIIDFDTGHIQVYHPTFLEEEVRTPLEYSIEDYHEWRSRLASLPGVAVTAGRIEVPARLSWRGRQVYVRLRGIDPPEEARLTTIEGAVVEGAFLEGVSGLLLGKELADRLGVGVGDPIAVRVMDRYGVENVDVFPVQGLFSFGYPVMDRNMAFMDLESLQRLLDIGDGVTHLVIRLESSLPLEKGFLLVSSTLEGTPYRAYRWEEFAKALVAAVQADSGSFVVFLVILFILTGANILNSFSMSVYERTREFATLRAIGMRRATLQGMILSEASVLAVAGTILGWILSAGVVWYLSTQGLDVSKYLPSDLPMPFGTRFYGDYRWYDFLIAGGFTFLLSWLAAVLPSRRASRLVIAEALREVR; this is encoded by the coding sequence ATGTACCTCATGTGGCTCGGCTACCGGAATGTGCTTCGAAACAGGAGGAGGAGCATCCTCATGCTCTTCGGTCTCTCCATTGGGACCGCCCTTCTCATCTTCGGGATGGGGTGGGTGAGGGGCTACTTCACCACCGTATACAGGAATATCATCGATTTCGACACCGGACACATCCAGGTCTACCATCCCACCTTCCTGGAGGAGGAGGTGCGCACCCCCTTGGAGTATTCGATCGAGGACTACCACGAGTGGAGATCTCGCCTCGCATCTCTCCCCGGAGTGGCGGTGACGGCGGGGAGGATCGAAGTCCCTGCACGGCTCTCATGGAGGGGGAGGCAGGTGTACGTGCGCCTGAGGGGGATAGACCCCCCGGAGGAGGCCCGCCTCACTACCATAGAGGGGGCAGTGGTGGAGGGAGCCTTCCTCGAGGGAGTATCCGGTCTCCTTCTGGGAAAGGAGCTTGCGGATCGACTCGGTGTGGGTGTGGGGGATCCCATCGCAGTGAGGGTGATGGACCGTTATGGGGTGGAGAACGTGGATGTGTTTCCGGTGCAGGGGCTGTTCTCCTTCGGGTATCCGGTCATGGACAGGAACATGGCCTTCATGGATCTCGAGAGCCTCCAGCGACTCCTGGATATAGGGGATGGCGTCACGCACCTGGTGATCCGGCTCGAATCTTCCCTCCCGCTCGAGAAGGGATTCCTGCTCGTGTCCTCTACCCTGGAGGGGACTCCCTATCGTGCCTATCGCTGGGAGGAGTTCGCCAAGGCCCTTGTGGCCGCGGTACAGGCGGATTCCGGATCCTTTGTGGTGTTCCTTGTGATCCTCTTCATCCTCACAGGGGCGAATATCCTCAATTCGTTTTCCATGTCGGTGTACGAACGAACGAGAGAGTTTGCCACGCTCAGGGCCATTGGGATGCGGCGGGCTACGCTCCAGGGTATGATCCTGTCGGAGGCGTCGGTGCTTGCGGTTGCAGGGACGATTCTGGGATGGATCCTGAGTGCCGGGGTGGTCTGGTACCTCAGCACGCAGGGGCTCGATGTTTCGAAGTATCTTCCCTCGGATCTTCCCATGCCGTTCGGTACCCGGTTCTATGGGGACTACAGGTGGTATGATTTCCTCATCGCAGGAGGATTCACCTTCCTCCTTTCATGGTTGGCCGCCGTGCTCCCCTCTCGTCGGGCTTCTCGTTTGGTGATCGCCGAGGCGCTTCGTGAGGTGAGATGA
- a CDS encoding transcriptional regulator: protein MLYTQFDQVFFERTRLSLITILYRDGRASFLGLKRALGLTDGALYSHLEKLVTAGYVGKEKELVGDGVQTVYFLTEKGRREFQRYLSFVEEVLSQRSTLDGGDR from the coding sequence ATGCTCTACACCCAGTTTGATCAGGTGTTCTTCGAGCGGACGAGGCTTTCTCTCATCACCATTCTCTACAGGGACGGGAGGGCTTCGTTCCTCGGTCTCAAGAGGGCCCTCGGGCTGACCGACGGCGCACTGTATTCTCATCTCGAGAAGCTCGTGACGGCGGGTTACGTGGGGAAGGAGAAGGAATTGGTGGGGGATGGGGTGCAGACCGTCTACTTTCTCACGGAAAAAGGAAGGCGGGAGTTCCAACGGTACCTCTCGTTCGTTGAGGAGGTTCTCTCGCAGAGATCTACTTTGGATGGAGGTGATCGATGA